The Cuculus canorus isolate bCucCan1 chromosome 5, bCucCan1.pri, whole genome shotgun sequence genome window below encodes:
- the PSMC3 gene encoding 26S proteasome regulatory subunit 6A — protein sequence MASVWDESEDGVGEEVLKMSTEEIVQRTRLLDSEIKIMKSEVLRVTHELQAMKDKIKENSEKIKVNKTLPYLVSNVIELLDVDPNDQEEDGANIDLDSQRKGKCAVIKTSTRQTYFLPVIGLVDAEKLKPGDLVGVNKDSYLILETLPTEYDSRVKAMEVDERPTEQYSDIGGLDKQIQELVEAIVLPMNHKEKFENLGIQPPKGVLMYGPPGTGKTLLARACAAQTKATFLKLAGPQLVQMFIGDGAKLVRDAFALAKEKAPSIIFIDELDAIGTKRFDSEKAGDREVQRTMLELLNQLDGFQPNTQVKVIAATNRVDILDPALLRSGRLDRKIEFPMPNEEARARIMQIHSRKMNVSSDVNYEELARCTDDFNGAQCKAVCVEAGMIALRRGATELTHEDYMEGILEVQAKKKTNLQYYA from the exons ATCATGAAGAGCGAAGTACTGAGAGTGACCCATGAGCTCCAGGCCATGAAAGACAAGATCAAGGAGAACAGTGAGAAGATCAAAGTGAACAAAACCCTGCCATACCTTGTCTCTAACGTTATTGAG ctgctggaTGTTGACCCCAATGAccaggaggaggatggagcGAATATTGACCTGGATTCCCAGAGAAAGGGCAAATGTGCTGTGATCAAGACCTCTACACGACAG ACATATTTCCTGCCTGTTATCGGGTTGGTTGATGCTGAGAAGTTGAAGCCTGGAGACCTAGTG GGTGTGAACAAAGATTCTTACTTGATCCTGGAGACTCTACCTACTGAATATGATTCACGTGTGAAAGCCATGGAGGTGGATGAGAGACCCACAGAGCAGTACAGTGACATCGGGGGTCTGGATAAACAAATCCAAGAG cTCGTGGAGGCCATTGTCCTGCCAATGAATCATAAGGAGAAATTTGAAAACTTGGGTATACAGCCACCCAAAGGAGTCCTTATGTATGGGCCTCCAGGAACAGGGAAGACGCTTTTAGCTCGAGCATGTGCTGCCCAGACCAAG GCTACGTTCCTGAAGCTTGCAGGTCCACAACTTGTGCAGATGTTCATTGGTGATGGAGCTAAGCTGGTACGTGACGCTTTCGCTCTAGCCAAGGAGAAAGCTCCTTCCATCATCTTTATCGACGAACTGGATGCCATTGGCACTAAAAG GTTTGATAGTGAGAAGGCTGGTGATCGGGAGGTGCAGAGGACCATGCTGGAGCTGCTTAATCAACTTGATGGTTTCCAGCCCAACACACAAGTCAAG GTGATTGCTGCAACCAACCGGGTTGATATCTTGGACCCAGCTTTGCTCCGCTCTGGACGATTAGATCGCAAGATTGAGTTCCCAATGCCTAATGAGGAGGCCAGAGCTAGAATTATGCAGATCCACTCACGCAAAATGAATGTTAG CTCTGATGTGAACTATGAGGAACTGGCTCGCTGCACAGACGATTTCAATGGAGCCCAGTGCAAGGCTGTGTGTGTTGAAGCG GGGATGATTGCCCTCCGCCGTGGAGCTACAGAGCTCACCCACGAGGACTACATGGAAGGAATCCTGGAAgttcaagcaaagaaaaaaaccaatctGCAGTACTATGCCTGA